Proteins from a single region of Halalkalibaculum roseum:
- a CDS encoding FG-GAP-like repeat-containing protein, whose translation MLTGLLVLLYSVILPGCQNQHELKWEQGDNYRRAELPEFNSQNVGFSALSARETNIDFINTLPEDDIVENRHLLNGSGVAAGDIDDDGFVDLYFTHLNGANELFRNTGGMQFENITETAGVALDDYYSTGATFSDVTGDGKLDLLVTTNNSGTFLYENDGNGNFSLIKDSGLNSNSGKGGTTLTLADIDGDSDLDLYVTNYKQQSVRDIYNPRDLQWNRIVKRSNGKYVIKPPYDKHYTVIEQRGVVGRYEYGESDELYINRGDGKFKQVTRADSVFFDTDGKPVSLPKDWGLTAKFYDINDDGFQDLYVCNDFWTPDRIWINRGDGSFKAIDKLAIRSLSASSMGVAFSDIDRDGHTDFFTTDMLSTRHSSRMRQIATEEPVPPEIGAIDNRPLYMRNMLFHNRGDNTFEEIAQYSGVAASEWSWATNFMDIDLDGYEDIFVTTGNAYDVQDADVAARISQGNFRNWKEAQETILTYPTLKLKNRFFKNDGDLTFTDKTDDWGIDSRDISNGAATADLDNDGDLDIILNRLNEDAVIYRNDVSKPRIAIRLVGNNQNFQAIGARVMLQNGDKIQQKEISSGGGYLSGSDPLTVFSTDLNESYNLTIKWPDGRKSSYKDIRANHIYEIAKPTDTDSIKSNVSESDSTFFFKEESDRVNYKHHEESYQDFKLQPLLPYKLSRLGPGVSWIDYNSDGIENLFVSSGKGGVTGIFEDDGTTFSEEELDPLTDPATGDQTTILGWKQNNKVHLIVGSANFEQGRTDAPSAYHYILNNGKVIDQESIPGVLSTTGPLAMADYTGDGFLDLFVGGTFNPGQYPISASSRLFINQKGKFKPDTNNTGLLKNIGLVKSATFSDYDKDGDPDLILATEWGPIKIFENNEGAFAERSSHLGIEEYTGLWNGVTTGDINNDGLPDIIATNRGLNSGYQLKGDSPLYIYYGDSDRDGRLEMYEAYKSEELGEIVPLYNMNKVSTSDEALNRKVSSHAAYGEASLSQIIGADLERVPNKDAATLAHMLFINTGNGFRTQQLPSKAQFSTAHYAGIADFDGDGNEDIFLSQNLFAVPAQSSRSDAGRGLWLKGDGNANFTAVDGHKTGIKVYGEQRGAALGDYNDDGRIDLAVSQNGTELKLYKNISGKKTLSVELLGPASNAWAIGSGARLVFPKGRKGPYKEIQAGSGYWSQNSRLLLFGYNEEPVSIEINWFDGTRQRIKLEELPEDLQLQVEYSNTPKK comes from the coding sequence GTGCTTACAGGTTTACTTGTACTGCTGTATTCAGTTATCCTACCCGGCTGCCAGAATCAACATGAACTAAAATGGGAGCAGGGTGATAATTATAGGCGGGCCGAACTTCCGGAATTTAACTCCCAAAATGTGGGGTTCTCAGCCCTGTCTGCAAGGGAGACCAATATCGATTTCATCAATACACTTCCTGAAGACGATATAGTTGAAAACCGTCATCTTCTTAATGGATCCGGGGTAGCTGCCGGGGATATCGATGATGACGGATTTGTAGATCTTTATTTCACCCACTTAAACGGAGCAAATGAGCTGTTCCGGAATACGGGAGGCATGCAGTTCGAAAATATTACTGAAACGGCAGGTGTTGCTCTTGACGATTATTACTCAACAGGTGCAACCTTTTCAGACGTGACCGGTGATGGAAAACTTGACTTGCTGGTGACTACCAATAATAGTGGAACCTTTTTATATGAAAACGATGGCAATGGTAATTTCAGCCTGATCAAAGATTCCGGACTAAATTCTAATAGCGGTAAAGGAGGCACAACCTTAACTCTGGCAGATATAGACGGAGATTCCGATCTGGACCTATATGTGACGAATTACAAACAACAATCCGTGCGTGACATATATAATCCCAGGGATTTACAGTGGAACCGCATTGTGAAGAGAAGTAACGGAAAGTATGTGATAAAGCCCCCGTACGACAAGCATTATACCGTTATTGAACAGAGAGGCGTGGTCGGCCGATATGAATACGGGGAAAGTGATGAGTTGTACATTAACCGTGGAGATGGAAAGTTTAAACAAGTTACCCGGGCAGATAGCGTGTTTTTTGATACAGACGGTAAGCCTGTTTCACTTCCAAAAGATTGGGGATTGACAGCTAAATTTTATGATATCAATGATGACGGATTTCAAGACCTGTATGTTTGCAATGATTTCTGGACGCCCGATCGCATTTGGATCAACCGGGGAGACGGTTCATTCAAAGCGATTGATAAATTAGCCATACGTTCGCTTAGTGCTTCGTCAATGGGCGTCGCTTTCTCGGATATCGACAGAGACGGACATACCGATTTCTTCACAACTGATATGCTAAGTACCAGGCATTCTAGTCGAATGCGCCAAATCGCTACTGAGGAACCCGTACCCCCTGAAATCGGTGCTATAGACAACCGACCGCTCTACATGAGAAATATGCTCTTTCATAACCGGGGTGATAATACCTTTGAGGAAATTGCACAATATAGTGGTGTAGCAGCTAGTGAATGGTCATGGGCTACCAATTTCATGGATATCGACCTGGACGGTTATGAAGATATATTTGTGACGACCGGAAATGCCTACGACGTTCAGGATGCGGACGTAGCTGCCAGAATTTCCCAAGGAAACTTCCGCAACTGGAAAGAAGCCCAGGAAACTATTCTGACCTATCCAACCCTAAAACTTAAAAACAGGTTTTTTAAAAACGACGGCGATCTGACTTTTACAGATAAAACAGATGACTGGGGAATAGATTCCAGGGATATATCTAATGGTGCAGCCACAGCGGACCTCGATAATGACGGGGATCTGGATATAATCCTGAACCGGTTAAATGAGGATGCCGTCATCTATCGCAATGATGTGTCCAAACCTCGCATAGCAATCCGTCTTGTTGGGAATAATCAAAATTTCCAGGCAATAGGTGCGAGGGTTATGCTTCAAAATGGGGACAAAATACAGCAAAAAGAGATCAGTTCAGGTGGTGGTTATTTATCCGGCTCTGATCCACTGACTGTTTTCAGTACCGATTTAAACGAGTCATATAACCTGACAATAAAATGGCCTGATGGTAGGAAAAGCAGTTATAAAGACATACGTGCCAACCATATTTATGAGATCGCAAAACCTACTGATACTGATTCTATCAAGTCGAATGTTTCTGAAAGTGATTCCACCTTCTTTTTTAAGGAGGAGTCTGATCGGGTGAACTACAAACATCATGAAGAATCATACCAGGATTTCAAGCTTCAACCCCTTTTACCATACAAATTAAGCCGCCTCGGCCCCGGTGTTTCATGGATTGACTATAATTCTGACGGTATTGAAAATTTATTTGTCAGTTCCGGGAAAGGTGGAGTAACCGGCATTTTCGAGGATGATGGAACTACGTTTAGCGAGGAGGAACTAGATCCTTTAACTGACCCGGCAACCGGTGACCAGACTACGATACTTGGATGGAAGCAGAATAATAAGGTACATCTTATTGTCGGTTCTGCTAATTTTGAACAGGGACGAACGGATGCACCTTCGGCTTATCATTATATCCTTAATAATGGTAAAGTTATTGATCAGGAATCCATACCCGGTGTTTTATCTACTACTGGTCCCTTGGCAATGGCTGATTATACCGGTGACGGGTTCTTGGATCTTTTCGTCGGCGGTACATTTAATCCGGGGCAATATCCCATCTCGGCCAGCTCTAGATTGTTTATAAATCAAAAGGGGAAATTTAAACCGGATACTAATAATACCGGTCTTTTAAAGAATATTGGGCTTGTCAAAAGCGCCACATTCAGCGATTATGATAAAGACGGTGATCCTGACCTGATCCTTGCCACAGAATGGGGCCCTATTAAAATTTTTGAAAATAATGAGGGTGCTTTTGCGGAACGATCCAGTCACCTTGGAATAGAGGAGTACACCGGCCTGTGGAATGGTGTAACTACGGGGGACATAAACAATGATGGCTTGCCCGATATTATTGCTACCAACCGAGGTCTTAATTCCGGGTACCAACTTAAAGGCGACAGTCCGCTCTATATATACTATGGGGATTCGGACAGAGACGGCAGACTTGAAATGTATGAGGCCTATAAGAGTGAAGAACTCGGTGAAATTGTACCCTTATATAATATGAATAAGGTTTCCACTTCCGACGAAGCGCTTAACAGGAAAGTATCATCTCATGCAGCTTACGGTGAAGCCTCTCTTTCTCAGATTATAGGTGCCGATCTGGAACGAGTACCCAATAAAGATGCCGCCACTCTGGCTCACATGCTTTTCATTAATACCGGAAATGGTTTCAGGACACAGCAGTTACCCTCAAAGGCTCAATTTTCAACCGCTCATTATGCAGGCATAGCAGATTTTGACGGAGATGGCAACGAAGATATCTTTTTGAGCCAAAACCTATTTGCAGTTCCGGCACAAAGCTCTCGAAGTGACGCAGGACGAGGCCTCTGGCTCAAGGGAGACGGAAATGCCAACTTCACAGCTGTAGATGGACACAAAACCGGAATCAAGGTTTACGGTGAGCAGCGGGGTGCAGCACTGGGTGACTACAATGATGATGGCAGAATAGATTTGGCGGTTTCACAGAATGGTACAGAGTTGAAACTTTATAAAAATATATCCGGCAAAAAGACACTTAGCGTAGAATTACTTGGCCCAGCTTCCAATGCCTGGGCCATCGGTTCCGGGGCTCGATTAGTATTTCCAAAAGGAAGAAAAGGTCCCTATAAAGAGATTCAGGCAGGCTCAGGTTATTGGTCCCAGAACAGCAGGTTGCTACTATTTGGCTACAATGAAGAACCGGTCAGCATCGAAATCAACTGGTTTGACGGTACCCGACAGAGAATAAAACTTGAAGAACTGCCGGAAGATCTTCAGTTGCAGGTTGAATATTCAAACACTCCAAAAAAGTAG